The Prionailurus viverrinus isolate Anna chromosome B2, UM_Priviv_1.0, whole genome shotgun sequence genome contains the following window.
CTAGGGATATATACTCGAAGGAAATCCTCATTtgattaaaacaagcaaacagacaaacCTGACTCAGTACTCAAGTAAAACAGATATTGTGAAATAGTAATGTCAATTTTGATACATTAATTTTTCATCACAAACACCGCAATGATAAAGATAAATGACACAGTAACCctccatatatacacacattgtcCATTATACATAAAGTTAGACTTTAAAAGAGCATATGGAAATATACATAGGTAGGGGCCATATTACTTATACTGTTATGTAATCTGGGTTTTAAAAtcagggtgggggcgcctgggtggtgcagtcggttaagcatccgacttcagccaggtcacaatcttgcggtccgtgagttcgagccccgcgtcgggctctgggctgatggctcagagcctggagcctgtttctgattctgtgtctccctctctctctctgcccctcccccgttcatgctctgtctctctctgtcccaaaaataaataaaaaacgttgaaaaaattaaaaaaaataaataaaatcagggtgtttgggttttgttttatttttattttattttatttttaatggttttttaattttttttatttttgagacacagagagacagagcatgaacgggggagggtcagagagagggagacacagaatctgaaacaagctccaggctctgaggtgtcagcacagagcccgacgcggggctcgaactcatggacagcgagatcatgacctgagccgaagtcggcctcttaaccgactgagccacccaggcgcccctgttttattttgattttagtcaAAAAATATATTGTGGTTGTTTTTCCATGTCAATTTATACAGAACTCATTAGCACTTTTTAACAGTTTCATAATGTTCCATTACATAGGTggaacataatttatttaatttatcccATATTGACCTTGGCTTTTCCCAGTTAATAATTAAAAGTTATACAATGAATGTTATTGTCATGTTTGCTTTCTCGGCTGGCTCTTTTCTTAAGATTACTTTCTAGAAATGGAGCTATAGAGTCAAGTGATacgtatgttttaatttttttttaattttttttaatgtttcttttgagacagagagagagagagagagagagagagagagagagggagtgcaagcaggggaggggcagagagagagggagacacagaatctgaagcaggcgccaggctctgaggggtcagcacagagtccagccgtggggctggaactcatgagccgtgagatcatgacctgagctgaagttggatgctcaaccgactgagccacccaggcaccccttaaatttttaattcctcTCAGAAAGGAGATACTAAGTTATAGTCTCCCAAGATGTATGTAATTATAATGTACTTGCATGAAAGTATCCAATTTCCCATACTCTAATATCGGGTATTATAGAAACTTCAAATATTTGCCAATTTGGTATATTATACCATATCACACATTCATTagcatttaaaagttatttttagatttgcattttaatgtgtttattaaacATTCGTATATTTTTTCTCTGTGGAATCACCAGTCATATGCCCAGTCAGGTGTCAACCTTGTCTTACTGTTTTGTTAAAGCCTTTACGTGTTTAAATCTATTAACCTTCACCATGTGTGCTGCCCAGACTTTTCCAAGTGTAACTTTTGAATTTTTCCCGAACTAGGCTTCGTttcctttgaattaaaaaaaaattaaattgagtgCTTGAATCTATACAGATGTTCAGTCATGATTTCTACcatgaaaaattctaaaaacactatttttttttaacatctggaAATACtagttttgattttgttcatGATATGAGGCACGATGCTTAACATTCTTTTCCAAAAAGCTGTATGCCACACCATCACTTCCTAAATAATCCATTCTTTCTCCATAACTTGCAATGCATTGGTATTTTTGTCATCAACAATGTACTACTTTGgatattttttatagaaaaaaaaggcCAGAAAAATGCCCTCCACAACAGCAGAAAGGTAAAATAGCAGAAAGGTAAAAAAGGGTGAGAAAACAGTCCCATGAAAGAACAATCACCAGTGTGGAAATTGCATCATCTGTTCAGAATTATTCCATAAAATAtgccccaaaatataaaacacgAGTCCATTTCGGAGTCTGAAATAAGCCTCAGAGAACTATAGGAGCTACAGAAAAAGACCAGACCCAAGAAACAAGCTGCTTAAAATGGAAGTCAAGTGCTCAGAGTCCAGGGATGACAGGGACAGCGAGACTTTCACAGGGAACACGGAACCAGGCAACCTTTGAAGGTGACACAAGGGTAAGCCTAACGAGAGgccttgaaaaggaaaataattaacaattgACAAAGCAGGGAATGCACAGATTTGAAGACACTAGAAAATATGAACTTACGTCAGCCATTTTTTAGTAAACATATTTCTTTCAAATGCTTAAAGGTGTTCACTgagaaagtaaaaacataaaattatgctACTGAAACTGTGGCATGATTTCTCCTCTGCAGTTTGATGGGTCATCTTCATACAGCGTGATTCATGCCACAGTTCTGGGGAAATTTGCACTCGAGCAACAGATTCCTCGATTTGACATTTAGGATCATTAAGAAAACAGGCTTATGGTTGAGGAACTGTCTTTTAATACTTGACCACTTATAATGAGTTTTACTGCTCTCCTAAACCAAGGGTAAAATAAAGCATAGATCAAAGGATTTACAGCAGAGTTATAATAAGCGAACCAGCAAAGTATCTCATAGACATAAGAAGGTGTTATAAACCCCCCAaaagaatcaatgaatgaatcaatcatgTACGGTAACCAGGAGATCAAAAATGCTACCACCGTGATACCCAGGGTTTtagctgcttttctctctctcttactcaccCTGGTTTTGTATGTCCCTGATGCTTCTGTTTTGCTACTAATGTTTTCAATCTTTATAGCCTGTTTTCTAGCCACAAGAAAAATATTACTGTACAGCACCATCATTACAAAAGTAGGTgtgaaaaataatagcaaatctATCAAAATCCAAAATTGATTTATAAGTGGCCGACAACCACCTATGCAGCTGAGGGCACTTACTAATTCCTCCAGCCCGTCATCATGAACACCTGTGAAGAACACAGCACCACTGTATACAAGGGGCAGGATCCAGGAGATGCCGATGCATGTCCCCGACACGGACACCGTGAACTTGGTAGGATAGACCAGAGGCTCAGTAACAGCGATGTACCTGTCGATGGAGATGAAGCACAAGTGGAAGACAGAAGaataacaaaatgccacatcACAGCACGTGTGGAAGGTACAGAAACTCCGCCCAAAGTACCAGCAGCCCTCCACAGACCTGACCATGCTGAAGGGCATGACGGTCACCCCCACCAGAAAGTCAGCACAGGCCAGAGAGGCGATGAGAAAATTGGTTGGCGAGTGCAGCTGCTTGAAAT
Protein-coding sequences here:
- the LOC125166234 gene encoding trace amine-associated receptor 6-like, which translates into the protein MSTNPSPAASEQLCYQNVTGSCAQVPYSPGPRLILYTLFSLGAVLAVFGNLLVVISILHFKQLHSPTNFLIASLACADFLVGVTVMPFSMVRSVEGCWYFGRSFCTFHTCCDVAFCYSSVFHLCFISIDRYIAVTEPLVYPTKFTVSVSGTCIGISWILPLVYSGAVFFTGVHDDGLEELVSALSCIGGCRPLINQFWILIDLLLFFTPTFVMMVLYSNIFLVARKQAIKIENISSKTEASGTYKTRVSKRERKAAKTLGITVVAFLISWLPYMIDSFIDSFGGFITPSYVYEILCWFAYYNSAVNPLIYALFYPWFRRAVKLIISGQVLKDSSSTISLFS